The following DNA comes from Microcella sp..
GAAACGCGTTCGCCGAACGCAGGGCGAGAGCGTCGTTGGCTCCCACGGTCAGAAACACGAGGTCGGTGGGCTCGACGAGGGCGGGCGTGAGGTACTGCCGAACGAGGTCGCCCGCGGTCGCCCCATTGCGTCCGGCCGCGCGCCAGTGCACCGGCCGCCCGGTGCGGACCGCGAGCGCCTCGGCCAGGCGTCCGCCGAGACCGAGGTCGGCGTGGTCGACCCCCACACCCGCGGCAGTCGAGTCACCGATGACGAGCAGATGCAGGGGGCGGGATGCTCGCTCGCCGCCACCCGAGCCGCCCGGGTCGACGCGGCCGTGCCACGGCAGCGGAGCATCCGGAAGCCGCGGCGTGCTCTTGCGCAGTCGGCGCCCCTGCGTCAGCAGCACGGGCCCTTGCGCCGCCGCGATGGCGCGGCTCAACCGCAGTCGGCGCGGGGGTCGGAACTCGCTCACGCCCGGAAGTCTAGGTGCCAGATCTGGGGCACAAGGGCGCTTCAGTCGCGCGGTTCCGCCCGTTTGGGGTGAATCTACGCGCGCTCGAGGGCGGGGGTGAGGCGCAGCAGAGTGCCCCAGGGGTCGTCGAGCTCGAGGGTGCGCCCGTCGTCGCGCACGGCGACTCCGTGGTGCTGCAGGCGCTCGGCAGTGGCGCCGACCTCATCGACCGACGGCAGCACGAGGTCTACTTGGCCGAGGCCCAGGGCAGGCATCCGTCGGCCGGCACCGCTGCTGCGCCACACGTTCATCGCCATGTGGTGGTGGTAGCCGCCCGCGCTCACGAAGATGGCTTGCCCGCCGAACGAGGTGGTGAGGTCGAAGCCCAGCTGGTCGACATAGAAGTGCTGCGCGGTCGCGGTGTCGCCAACGCTCAAGTGCACGTGACCGACGACGCTCGGCGCCGAGCCGTGGGCCGCGAGCGCCTCGTCGGTGAGGTGCTCGCGCAGAAAGGCGTTGGGGTCGAGAAAGAGCGTGCCCATCTCGACCTGGCCGTGCACCCACGACCACTGGGTGCGGTCGCGATCCCAGTAGAGCTCGACGCCGTTGCCCTCGGGGTCGTCGAAGTAGAAGGCCTGGCTGACGAGGTGGTCGGCTGAGCCGGTGAACCGCTGCGGATGCGCCGTCGCGACCGTGTAGACCGCCGCTGCGAGGGCGGCCTGCGTCTCGAACAGGATCGCCGTGTGGAAGAGCCCCGCCTCGCGCGGACCGGCATGCTTCAGGGTCGGGCTGTGGCGCAAGACGACGACGACGACGGATGCTGATGCCACGGTGCCCGCTCGACCGAGCGTCACCACCGACCCTGCGGCGTCGAGCACACTCAAGCCCACCGCGTCGCGGTAGTACGCCGTCATCGCGTCGAGGTCGGCGACGTCGAGGGTCACCGGTCCCATGGCGGTGTCGGCGGCGAGGCGTGCTGAGTCGGTCATGCGGGTGTCAACGTGGGAGCATCCAGCGCCATTCCGTCGCGCGCGTGTCTGGGCCGACGTGCTTGGCCCCAGATTCGCCTCACATGGGCGGAACCCTGACCTGGAAGCGCCCTTTTGCCCCAGATCTGTGGCATGAAGGAGCTAGCCGCAGAGGCGGTCGATGAGCTCGCGGTAACGGGCGGCTGTGCGCTCGACGATCTCGGGGGGCAGCGCCGGAGGCTCGCCCGTGCGATCCCAGTTCGCGGCGAGCCAGTTGCGCACGATCTGCTTGTCGAAGCTGTCGAGGCGCGAGGGGCCGCCAGCCGCGTAGAGCTCGGCGTCCCAGTAGCGAGAACTGTCCGACGTGAGCACCTCGTCGCCGAGGGTCAGCGCACCCGTGGCCGGGTCGGTGCCGAACTCGAACTTGGTGTCGGCGAGCACGACTCCGCGCTCGAGCGCGATCTCGCTGGCGGTCGCGAAGATCGCGAGCGACGCATCCCTCAACGCCGTCGCGACCTCGACCCCGACGAGCTCGACCGAGCGCTCGAAGCTGATGTTCTCGTCGTGCTCGCCCATCGGCGCCTTGAAGGCCGGCGTGTAGAGCGGCTCGGGCAGGCGGTCGCCGTCGCTCAGGCCCTCGGGCAGTGCGATGCCGCAGACGGTGCCCGACTCGCGGTACTCGGCCCAGCCCGAGCCCGTGAGGTACCCACGCACGACGCACTCGATCGGATGCATGTCGAGGCGCTTCACGAGCATGGCGCGGTCGGCGACCTCGACCGGCACCTCGGCCAGTTCAGCTGCGGCGGGCAGGTCGGCGACGGTCGCGAGATGGTTGGGCATGGGCAGTCGAGCGAACCACCAGCGGGTCAACTGGGTCAGCAGAGCGCCCTTGCCCGGGATGCCCGGCTCAAGCACGTGGTCGAACGCACTGACTCGATCACTCGCGACGACGAGCAAGAGCGCAGGATGATCGGCGTGCTCGTAGAGGTCGCGCACCTTGCCCGAGTAGACGTGCTGCCAGCCGAGCTCGGAGAGAGCATCCATCAGACGACGCGCGCCGCGATGTCGGTGCGGTATTGGCCGCCCTCGAGGCCGATGCGGCCGATCGCCTCGTAGGCGCGCTCGCGGGCCTGGGCGAAGTCGGTTCCGGTCGCGACGACGCTCAGCACGCGGCCGCCCGTGGCGACGAAGCCGTCGATCGTGCGGGCGGTAGCGGCGTGCGCGATCGTGACCCCCTCGACCGCGGCCGCCTCGTTGAGACCGGTGAGTGCGCGGCCCGTGATCGGCAGCTCGGGGTAGCCCTCGCTCGCGAGCACGACCGTGACGGCGACATCTGCCGAGAACGCAGGGTGCGGGCGCCCGGCGAGCTGGCCAGTACTCGCCGCGAAGAGCAGCTCGCTCAGCGGCGTGACGAGCCGCGGCAGCACGACCTGCGTCTCGGGGTCGCCGAACCGCGCGTTGAACTCGATGACGCGGATGCCCTTCTCGGTGACGATCAGGCCGCAGTACAGCAACCCGATGAACGGGGTGCCTTCGCGATCGAGCTGCCGCACCGTCGGCTCGGCGACCGTGCGGATCACCTCGTCGACGAAGCCCTCGGGCGCCCACGGCAGCGGCGAGTAAGCGCCCATGCCGCCCGTGTTGGGGCCGGTGTCGCCGTCGCCGATGCGCTTGTAATCTTGCGCGGGGCTCAGCGGCAGCACCGTGTGGCCGTCGCTCAGCAGAAAGAGGCTGACCTCTTGGCCGGCGAGGAACTCTTCGACGAGCACCCCGCCCTGCTGCAGGTAGTGCTCGGCGTGAGCGAGTGCGGCGGCGCGATCGTCG
Coding sequences within:
- a CDS encoding SGNH/GDSL hydrolase family protein, which encodes MSEFRPPRRLRLSRAIAAAQGPVLLTQGRRLRKSTPRLPDAPLPWHGRVDPGGSGGGERASRPLHLLVIGDSTAAGVGVDHADLGLGGRLAEALAVRTGRPVHWRAAGRNGATAGDLVRQYLTPALVEPTDLVFLTVGANDALALRSANAFRRDIRRIIQRTFAAHPEAALLMSSLPAFFRFSLLPDPLRRSLYRHSQALEREARALIAAHPRAHMSPPPPPYTEGFFASDDFHPSAIGYRDWADFAVEDAVSVGFDRLLDDH
- a CDS encoding VOC family protein — its product is MTDSARLAADTAMGPVTLDVADLDAMTAYYRDAVGLSVLDAAGSVVTLGRAGTVASASVVVVVLRHSPTLKHAGPREAGLFHTAILFETQAALAAAVYTVATAHPQRFTGSADHLVSQAFYFDDPEGNGVELYWDRDRTQWSWVHGQVEMGTLFLDPNAFLREHLTDEALAAHGSAPSVVGHVHLSVGDTATAQHFYVDQLGFDLTTSFGGQAIFVSAGGYHHHMAMNVWRSSGAGRRMPALGLGQVDLVLPSVDEVGATAERLQHHGVAVRDDGRTLELDDPWGTLLRLTPALERA
- a CDS encoding phosphoribosylaminoimidazolesuccinocarboxamide synthase; the protein is MDALSELGWQHVYSGKVRDLYEHADHPALLLVVASDRVSAFDHVLEPGIPGKGALLTQLTRWWFARLPMPNHLATVADLPAAAELAEVPVEVADRAMLVKRLDMHPIECVVRGYLTGSGWAEYRESGTVCGIALPEGLSDGDRLPEPLYTPAFKAPMGEHDENISFERSVELVGVEVATALRDASLAIFATASEIALERGVVLADTKFEFGTDPATGALTLGDEVLTSDSSRYWDAELYAAGGPSRLDSFDKQIVRNWLAANWDRTGEPPALPPEIVERTAARYRELIDRLCG
- the purD gene encoding phosphoribosylamine--glycine ligase, coding for MRILVIGSGAREHAIITALLSEAAPHEITAAPGNAGIAEVVETVALDATRGDVVADYAVDNDIELVIIGPEAPLVAGVADAVRRRGIAVFGPGGAAAQLEGSKTFAKRVMDDAGVPTGRAVRAGTLAEVVSALDALGAPYVVKADGLAAGKGVIVTDDRAAALAHAEHYLQQGGVLVEEFLAGQEVSLFLLSDGHTVLPLSPAQDYKRIGDGDTGPNTGGMGAYSPLPWAPEGFVDEVIRTVAEPTVRQLDREGTPFIGLLYCGLIVTEKGIRVIEFNARFGDPETQVVLPRLVTPLSELLFAASTGQLAGRPHPAFSADVAVTVVLASEGYPELPITGRALTGLNEAAAVEGVTIAHAATARTIDGFVATGGRVLSVVATGTDFAQARERAYEAIGRIGLEGGQYRTDIAARVV